TTGATTACATCATCTCAGGTCTTGTTTTTATTCCCTTCAGGCATCGACAAATCACCCTTTAACTGCTAAACCTTCAAACTACCAATCATTATAATCACTTTACAAACTTCACCAATATCTGCAATGACATCAAAAGCACTAACTTAGCAAGCATTACGCAAGTAAATATTATAGCTTTGACTTGTTCAATGTTAATTATTTGATGTATTTTTAGCAAAAATTTTAGGTGGGTTGAGAAGTTCTCAAAATTTTATCTCATCATCAACCTCTGCATGCATTATTGGAGTTCGATTCAGTCATGTAGTTGTTGAGTTTTCTataacaaattaactaaaagacttgcaaatttaactttttcaagtttGATTCCTGCACAAGCTTACACTTATATAGAGTGAATGTGTTATTGCTTTTTCTTTCCCTTCCTCTTTATTCTTTCCATGGAGTCAATTACGGAGAGTGaaacaatataaagatatagcAATACTTCAAAACATCAATTTGTACAAAATGAAcatgaacataaaaataaactgaatttttattaaactaatttatgtgtatattaagtttttttttcttcatatatttgaaaagttagattttaatttacaggagaaatttaatttatgttttttcatcttataaatattttttaattatgtttttttcaaagttttagtTCATTTAGTTATTCTATAACAGATTAGTACCACTTAATTAATTCCTAAATTGGTATTACCTTGGTTTGAAAGTTTTTGAGCAACTACACAGAAACTCCAGGAAAGAaaccatataaaataaaacgactaggtaaaaaattaaataaaaaggtaGAAATTTTGATGAGAATAAGAAAAGTTGAAATGCAGAATTGCATGGGAGTTTCGTTGACGTGACAACTGATGCTCAGGGAATATATTAAAGGAAAGGTGAATTATTCCTATCTTCTGAAGccacttaatatatatatatatatatatatatatatatatggagttTGGTAATTTACATCCGCTCTTTTTTcgattcatatattttaatcatGTGTAttgggttttagtagacaaaataCCCTCATATATTATGTATTCTAAGTTTTAAGTCAAAGGTactaaaaaaaaccctaaactctTACTCACATCCATCAttcctctcaactctttcttttttatctttctcactaTAACTTTTTCTTTGTCATCCCTGATATAGCTCtaactgaaaaaatcagaaacactcgcctAACCTTAAtccaccttcctcacttatctaatttgtttctctctcatctccatatTTTCTCTCATCCACGCACACTAACCTGCGACACCGTAATTTGTTGCTCTTGCTCTCTGttcattaatttgtttttcactttaataacaaaataattgatgatgttgatgttgatgttgatttttgtttttaaattttagaattagtaaTTTATTTTCAGAGAGATTTGATTTTGAATATTAAGTTGTCCGAAAATActtttttgaagagaaaaaccTTTATGTGGAAAGGGAATTCCGGAAAGGGTAAGTTATTCTCCAAAAAATGGATTTCTGAAGTCaactcttaaaaataattctaaaaacatattttacgCAGAAACAATATTTCGAAATATACTTTTCATCTTCGTACATATAACCAACGTCAAAACATAGCAAAAAGAAGCTCCTACACATCGTACTAAATGATTTTACAGGAACAAATTATTGAAGAGAGTTATGAACAGataaaattgttgttgttcactTTGTCCCCTTATTTAGAACAGAGACCACTACTCGTTCCCTTTGGAATGTTTCATATTGATaagcatattttcatttcatttttgtaaaaagaataaaaatattctaacaaattaCACATCTTCTAGATTTGAGCAGATTGCAGAATATTGAGTAGTTTTCAAGAAGAACTGCATTGATATactaactaattaaaaatcaaccagaaattagtaaattaatcataataaacCTGTTAGCTCTCAGTTGGACCAAAAAATTACTTTCTAAAGTAAATCACAtcatgtaagtttattttaaacaattcacatATCCAACTTGTTTGGTCAATATAAACATGATGTTGTGATTTATCATTTGTCACagaagtgaaattaagaaaaacaaaatgcactaaatttcaaattggaatttaaacttaataaatttgttaccaTCACGCTCATAGTTTAACTTCTATTCCTTTCAttctatgattttatcaaaattggtattaaaaaactaaggctttgttcacttgaatagatttgggagagagtgattgaatgaatttgaaggtaaattttgttgttgtttatttgagtggatttggaggtaagtgagagtgaatttggaagtaaagtttgtgagaattagtgtatgatttgattgatgtgacaaattaaaaaaatttacttccaaatccactctcacttacatCCAAATCCagttaaataaacaacaacaaatttaccttcaaatcttctcaaatccattcaattactctcccccaaatctattcaagtgaacaaagtctAAATGCTTTGCAACTATTATGGGTTGATGCTAACGTCTTTTCGCAaggggtttcttgttttttttttttttttgaaattattgttgacatcaacatcatcaattattttgttattaaagtgaaaaacaaatgaacgaacagagCAAGAAGTTATATTAGGGTTAGGTgggtgtttctgattttttttcaattggggctactgTAGGAATGAttgagaaaatgttggagtgagagagatgaaagagaaagggttgagaggaatgaggaaTGAGAGAGAGGTGAAATTTCTTGACCTTAAAATTTAGAATCATAATATATGAGAGTAGTTTTGTCTACTAAAAGCCGGTACACATTGTTTAAATGTAGCAACTAAAAAAAGAGCTTATATGAGAGTAGTTTTgttactaaaacccggtacacattacttaaatgtaccaactaaaaatAAGAGCTTacgcaaatatttcttttaactaatttataatttgatttcatttttgtttatgtattaTAGTTTGTGATTTCGTTTTGATCCATCTCATCTGAATACCAAATATGGAGCAAGAAAAACGACCCAcgctttttaaaattaataaaataacttaagaaattaatgtttatatattatattatttcaagAATGcaataatattgtaaattaagttattaataCCTATaagtttcaattattaattatataataaagtaatttaatataataattattttaatttatccaagacaataattaaaatattaaaaaatatttatataatgaattatatttttaatatatttaagaaaaaaataactggTGAGTAAATTTGCCAAGAGACCAAGTCGCCTTTTGATCGCTAAGCACCCTAGTTACATATAATTCTTAAATCTTCATCTCTACttcaatatttgatttttttaaattggtaTTTAATCATAGTTTTCTAAGATATGGAAAATAATGTCTTCATATCacagtaaaattatttattattaattttaagttttgagtTGGTTAATTCTTATTACACATTTTTAATTCTATAAGTTTTCTAATTACTTGACGAGCTCAAGAAAGAATATAATGTTTgagtaacaaaaataaatgttaattcTCTTTTCATTACGAGCCGAGTTCTCAAACAATGATGATATTTATGCAAAGAAGAAATCAAACAGATTATTTCTTctgaaaaattattatcaagtgatgcaaattcatttaatatatcaCTCAAGCAATGAATTTATGCTTGAACGAgagattttcttttgtttgagGAAATCAAGTTATTAAGTGAGAATACTTGCTCAAATAACATATTCTTGCAAAACACGTTTTTGATAATGTGcattttatatgattgaatttatatatacaaaccTATGAGATAATTTGGATTATGATGATGTcgatatttttaaagaaattgtgATCTTGGTATTAAGTACaactattaagaaaaatatatattattgatagcTTATGTTAcataaattaacatattaagTTGAGAgaaactgaagaaaaaaaaatgtatcttAGAGTAGGGGTAAAAAGTCACCTTAACCTTAGAAGTTGAGATTGTTTATTAAGTATGTacagagattttttttttgttgagaaaaaaggttaaatcatattttgatttgagttttaataaaaactctTACTTTGAATagatttgatttaaatttttactcaaaaaaataataagcatGATGACCATAGTACTATTTCACCATAAAAGAAATACTTGAGTGTACGTAATTTGGCTAATGTCTCCTTCAAATCCAACTAATCGATGTGAGTTTGATGTATAGTACTATTTCACATAtacaaattaagtaaaaaagggTTAGGAATTGAGATAACCCTGCGGGGTTTTTGAGTTGGTAAACATGACAACATCATATTGCACTATAAAGTCATAAAACAGCATGTAAAACGTTCTTATTGTCTTCCTACGAAAAATCccctttaatttattatttaatttaactttctATCACTTTCAGCAacttaagaaattaaaatacttcACACAAATTATACATTTCTAAGGTGGTACACTGTAAATCAGTGCATCTTATACACGTAACATGAGTAATCCATTTCAAATATAAGACACCACTCACTTTATGACTAAATAAGTGACACTTATCCATACAATAAAAGcgaattaattaataaaagatatatatatatatatatatatatatatatatatatatatatatatatatatatatatatatatttgcgtCAAAGTTTACCTGAATATCTTTAAAGGAGTGGTGAACAGCTGTGAAAAACAGAGTTAAGTGATCGAGTTTTCAACTAAATCAATCCACGATATAGATTACCCAACTTTCTTACGTTATACtcttacaattattattatctgATGATCTAATTTCTTATGTCATTCAATGACACACGTTCTTGCCCccatataataataacataatgcaAACAAAGTTGTGCGTGAAGAAAGTGTCAAAGTACGTATAAATCTGCAGGATGCTATTGTTTACGCAAATGCAGAAGAAACTTCTTAGCAATAAAAAAAAGCACTACAACTGTAggaaacatttaataatatagttCCTAGATCAGGTATTATATATAATCTTGGGTTCGTAATTATGGCGATTCTTGAGCCTTAATCACCGTTCTCGAATTTCATACTACTGTAATTAACATAATTACACGACCAAGAAAGAAATTGAGTGTTGGTGAAGCTGCTGAAACCaaccaaattttttaaaacaaacaagcGGGTCTTATTCCCAACAACatatccaaaaaagaaaaagaacaatttGACTATTTTTCTCACAGAAAAAAGTGTAGGGTAGCCTTTaaataaacaagaaaacaaaggGTAAAGCAGTAATTAAGGAGGGTTGGCACCCCATATAAACTACAACAACAGCTCTCAAACATGGACCAAACCAAATACGTGTGTAACGTTACACACTCTCGTCACTCTCTCTCAGACACTGTTTCTATGTACCTGCTCCTTTAGTAACACACAAAATGTTTAGCCCTTCACATCTAAAAACCTTGTACCCTCTTCAAGTTTTCTCCGTGAAACCatcttctccatcttcaaccATAAGCTCCATGAAGCTGAAAAGAATCGTCCACACCCTCATAATCTCCCACTTGTGCCGAATCATTCGTGCACTCTCCAAAGTCAAAGCTGTCGTGGTTGAGATTCTTAAGGACAATTCAGGCATCCACTTCTCTCACAAAAAGCATTTCACCAACAGACGCAAGAACATCATCTTAGGCTCCTTCAGGCTTCACTACAACTGGTGCTCATCCAAATCCTCCCACGTGTTACCGGTTCCAGAACCTGTTTTCGAAGGGTTGAGTTCTGGGGAGCCACAAGGTGAAGATTGCCCCTACCTTCGGTGGcttgaagagaagaaggttgaagaGAAAAAGGGTGCAAGTACAGGTGCAGGTGCAAATAATGAGCATGACATGAATGAGATTGATGTGCTGGCAGAAATGTTCATTGCCAATTGCCACGAGAAGTTCAGGTTGGAGAAGCAAGAGTCTGATAGGAGGTTCCAAGAAATGCTGGCTAGAAGCATGTAAAGTTGTAAACCAAAAAGCTCAAGATGTTTTGGTGTTTCTTTTCCAAGTTAGTTCCCTCGGTTGTGCAGTGCTTTCCCACATTCGAATTCGAACCTGTTGACAACATGGGAAAGAAAGGTTGTCCATTGGGTCTTATTATTTATGGTCGCTCATGTTTATTAATttgcctttttctttttatccaaacttttcaaaagacCAAGGGAGGGGAGTTTGAAGAATTGTACACGATCTGTGATGGGCTTGGGAATTGTGCAATTCTTCTGTCTATACGGTCACAGTGCctttaacctttaattttcAGACTTATTTTCATGATAATTGAGAACTGCTGAATGGAATTATTATGTAGATCTCATCTTCACTATTCTACCTCATTGTATATATCCAAGATGCATCATCATTGAATGTCTATCACAGTATTATTTTACGTATTCTCGCTATAATGGAAATATGAGACAAAGAAGTTACTCACATTCAAAGCAAATACCTATGTACACAGCGTACTGTGTTCCAAACACCTAAATATAGGTATAAATTACTGGAAACCGACGTCTTATCCATTGTTAAACCATTTTTGGAGGTACTTTCTTGTTTGTTAGTCCATGTGTAGGTTGTGGCCaaaacaatgaaaaagaaacatcaAACTTTCCAATTCATTTGTTAACAAATTTGTTTCAGATCGAGtccaaaatatgattttttttataccaGTTTATTTATTTCCAACCCTACCATATCTCTTGCTGATTGCATAGCCATGTAGCACATGTCAATTGTAGAGCTTGATTTTGCAGAAGTTACGTTTACTTAAAATTGTTAACCATTTTTGTTTGTATCTGGACTCTAGATAAAAGAGTGGACTCGGTCTGTACCCAACTCACCTACTCCAACTCCTCtctgccttttttttttctcctttgaattttagtttacaaacatttgatgaaatttatgaaattaagaaAAGGGAGAAATTATTAGAAAGGTACAAAATGAGCTTTAAGTAGCACACTAGGTGGAAGATACACTAACAGAAAAGACTAGTTCTTGGGTTCATAACAGAGAATCTTAATTAACCTTAACATGATGCAGACAgtaacaatattaaaatgatgGTCCCCGTTAGGTGGGTAAGTGCTTGGATCAAGATGCACGCACTCTCACTCACTACCGGACAGCTAGACAGGTTTGAAGATAGTTAAGGTGATAGATCCAACACTTTTCAAACCCAAAATCATGTTTACAAGTAAAGTAATATATACTAATTCATTGAGCTTGTCATCTATTTCTGCAATCTTCAGATGTACCAACTTGGAAGGTTATCCTTTCCCTTCTACCACTGATTGTGTTCTGTCTTACTTGACTTTAATAACATTTCAGAAAAACGGACATCTTGTATCAGCCTTAAAGGACGAGCACATGTCCATGACAAGAACATAGGTCATTCATGTCATGTGCTTCTGaacttaaacaaaagaaaagttgtATTCTTTTAGTCTAGTTTTGATATCAAGTAGTTTTTGTTACTCTACCATGTCAGCCAAGAGTGGCAGATCCTGCCTTTGCACACAAATTCGTACACTATTTagaagcttttttttttattgtattgttgATCTTGGACCATATATGCAGCAGCATTtgctcaaagtttgagtatccCAATAATTGAGCAAAAAATAAACCTGGTAAAACATATGGTAAAAGAATTGTTTATCCTCAAGTGGGTTTCTGAAAGTCAGAGATAAGCTAATTTATAGTAGCTAATTGCAAGGgtaaataattgatattatgaTAATGGACTAGTAGTCTAGGGTAATCTTTGGGATGGGACTTCCTGTCTGATTAATGTTGGATCTTGAAGAAACCTGTGAGGAAttaataatcacacaaatgataaataattttctaaatgaACTATTAAGTGTATTAAAAAACTATCTCAGGAAGATCCAAGCATGATTAGTAATAAATTGGGTAAGGAAATATGCTAAGTATCACATCAGTTCATGCATGATGAGACTATCTTATGTAATTGTTGAGGAATCTTAACTATTTGATGAAAGGAACATCTAAATAGTATTAAACCATTTACACATTAGGATTCAGAATCAACTTCAGTGgatgaaaagaaataataatcaGAAAGGAAAATCCTACTAAAAGTAATGCTAATAAAGCCAAGGTTCTTGAATAGAAATTAGTCATTTGATAACACTCCATATGAAGATTATGTACACATAATGTTATTCAAGAAATAGAATAAGTTTTTGAAaggaattaattaattttgagttGTGACATATTTCTCTAAGTACAGAAGAACAGGAATTAAGACCAGTCAATAGTCCTTTAGCAATTATGCAGGGTTAATATGACAGTAAAAGGAGATAGCTATGGCATCAATATGGATGCCTTTTATTCTGCTGAGTTATGCTTTATTCCGAAACTTCTTTTGTTGCTTTATTGCAGATAGGTATGGAAGCTTTAATGGATACAAACTTGGTGCCTTTGGTCTCCTTGTTACCATAGAAACTCTGCTTTTACACATAAAAGTGAATGGGTGGAACCACTTGTGATTTTATTCTCTATGACAGGATCAAATGGATGAGGTGTTTCTACCTGCTCTAATTCCACACTTCAAATTTGAAAGCCAACTTCTTGGACCACTGGCCATGGAATAGCCCAACTAGTAGTCAACACTCTGGATCTCAGGATCTCTATTGTACCACCATTAGGAATACTTTGTTTTCATGTTACAGATTAATTACACAATAATACCTACCTTTTGgttaattattatgattaatcCTTTTCAATTAATGATAATTCATGTTCAAATtgacaaaaacaaattattccTACTACTAATGCTTAAGGTGGTAGGATATGCTGTTCTAATAAATATCCTATTAATTCATGTTCCTATTATTAATTCATGTTCCTACTACTAATTCATGTTCCTTTTTGTACCATATGCCACATGGCTAGCCACAAGCGGTGCAAACAAAGGATTAAAACATGTTGTTCCAACTCATCAAGTAGGTGAATGGGACGACCAACCGGCCATCAATCTCGAAAAGCTTTAAGTATAACTTATAATCAAGTTTACAAGTTAAATATACTATCATAAGTTCATTTCAAAActtataaatgtaaatttaaggTAAGGAGGTAAATGATtgtatttattgtaaatttaagtGATCGACTAAATTATTAACTTGAGTGTCAGAATGTCTTTGACAAATACTCATATGTACGGATTGGAGTTAAGGCATCGAGACTTAGAAAAACTTAACTATTGATGCTTAAAACAACGTATGGCGATTTGGAGAAAAATGATTTAGAAAAAAGTGTGAACGAGTGTTTgattttgatcttcaatctCACGTCCGAAAGATTTtcaatatttgttattaatgttaaaagttaatttgagttgttagatttatttcaaattttaagagaaaaaagtaATGCAAACTGCTAAGAACATAACATAACACTTGGAATAAAAATTATCTGAGAGTTTGTGAAAGTGAAGATCGTGAAAACGAAATATGGGCTCTGAAATATGAATGTAAGACAGAAAAAACAGCTTTAGGCACTACTCTCTTGGCCTTTTAGCCTATGTCTACAATCCTTCTTCGTTGATGGGTCATGATccatcatttttcttttttgacaGCTTTGGATTTTGAACGTTCAAAACTTCGTTTTCTATCTCTTTTAAAgtacaagtaaaaaaaaaagagtacaGTAGAGAAAATGGACTTATACAGTGAAAGTTGTGTTTGAataatttttggttttattaaCATCAAtctttatattacttttaaatatttaaaactgcataaatttatgtataaaaatgtttatcataataaaaggataaaatacaGTGTTTAATAAGAGCTTAGGAAATTCTTccttgttataaaaaaaaaccctaattttacagGTAAAAATTACTCTTGGGaggattttaatttatatatttttataagtacAATGATTTTAAGATTAAGAATCATAAGTTTcctcatatttatttatagtttaaaagttgttttatttgaccatctaaaaatcattttaaacacACTTTTAAAATACTACTttcaaaacttaataaaataatttttaatcatataattttttttaacgaaAATATCTTAATGTTGAATTTAACTAAAACCTAATGTTGACGTATTTAAATCCTCACTGGGTAATTTGCAAGAGGTGGAAATCGAATTACAAACTTGATTTTTCTCTtgaaaaaattactaattttttttatataatattgttttaattttaaaatattgtccgaataaaaggaaaaacatactTCTTATTGATGCTTTCTTTTGCATAAACAATTGATAAACTAATTTAGAGACGAcaaaataattttgttcaaagattttaagaaaattcgagatattaaaaatgttttgtaagattagagattaatttacccgaaacaaagaaaaaagacTTCCGATggattttttaaagaaattttcaCCAAGAAAACACTATACTAATACTAATGACACATAAATATACTTATAAGACATGaaacaagaattttttttatgttgaactTTCTCACTAATTAACGTTAGACTAAGATTTACAAGAGGAGATATGATTTTATTCAGTTATGCTCAAATTATTATGTAGCTGATGATGGTGTGTAACTGATAATGTATTTAACATATTCTTTCTTGAAACCATCCAATCAAAGCAATGTTTCATATCACCGCCAAATAAGTTTCAATCTATTTGGCTGTAAAGCAAACTTTGTACCTAAAAGATGCATTATATGCCTGCATGTTTCAACAACTCAGTAACCAACAACCAAACGTGTACTTCTCTCTTTGCCATCTCTTCTCATCactcatttttgaaaaatataatttcaatttttttatatagatcTCACCATGCTCTgtcaaaaactttttcttaatCAAACGAAGCTACTTCCTTCTGCAAAGCAAAATCCTTGGAACATACTTTCTTTAATTCCAGTTCTTATGTACACTTTATGTATTATGTCTCTGCTTTCTCTGATGCTTAAACATTATCACGAAAACCGTACAAGAGAAAATAGCaaacaagaaaagaagatgaaatcAGAAAGAGTTGTTCCTTGCGAAGATCTAATCGGACTAGTTCTGAGTAGGATTTGGTATGCTGGATGGTGCTTTCCTCAGGCTCAGTTCTACATCTTTGGTCTTCTGTTTCTTGCTTCCGCTTATCTTATTCATACTTGTTGAAAAAGAAGGCAATGATGAAGATAGCAGCTCCCTTGGCACTGGCAGACTTGTCTCTCCTGAAAAGCTGTGTTGGCGGGAGACAgagtagaaggagaagagaagacAGTGAACCACAACCAAGGCCAAGACAGCAACCAGAATTCTGCTACTTCTGATCTTCATGATGATTGAGATAAATGAGAAAGGGTTTTTAGTAGGAAAGTGAGAGTGAATATTTTCCAAGAGTTGGATCAAGTTAATATGAAAGGGGCAAGGGCATGCCTTGTGCACGTGGTTCGCCGCTACTTTCATAATATGATATGTCAATAAATTTAGTttactaacaaatttattttcgtTAGTAAAAgtttatctaaaatataaaaattcttgtaataaaaaaatatatttaaataataaaaatttatgaatatttttctattcaactttcttaatttttttgataaaactTAAACTACCAGTTAGGTTTTTGTACACTCATTAGTATACAAATATCGTTGAAAGTATCGTTGAAAGTTATAGAAATATCGTTGAAAGtatatatagttattaattatgtactataaaattaaatatcatatatgtagATTAGcaaaaagtataataattagACCACTTAATAAGATATTCTTATTATAGATGAAAAATTATGAGTAAATAAATGTTGAAATGTTGAAAGTAAAGTAAGGAAAGTTAATCTAATTATACTCTACTCATTTAATTGATATTGTAAGTTTTGGGTTTTGATaggattttgaaaataaattttggataaataaattttaaacgaTACGTTGAGTTACTCatttagtttagtttagttaCTAATagtaactatatttttttagtcaTTAAATTTAGtcatcatttattaattttttaataataacgactaatttagtaattaattatttattaatctattcaccaaattattaa
This sequence is a window from Vigna angularis cultivar LongXiaoDou No.4 chromosome 2, ASM1680809v1, whole genome shotgun sequence. Protein-coding genes within it:
- the LOC108323472 gene encoding uncharacterized protein LOC108323472; amino-acid sequence: MFSPSHLKTLYPLQVFSVKPSSPSSTISSMKLKRIVHTLIISHLCRIIRALSKVKAVVVEILKDNSGIHFSHKKHFTNRRKNIILGSFRLHYNWCSSKSSHVLPVPEPVFEGLSSGEPQGEDCPYLRWLEEKKVEEKKGASTGAGANNEHDMNEIDVLAEMFIANCHEKFRLEKQESDRRFQEMLARSM